Proteins from a single region of Hordeum vulgare subsp. vulgare chromosome 6H, MorexV3_pseudomolecules_assembly, whole genome shotgun sequence:
- the LOC123403872 gene encoding uncharacterized protein LOC123403872 — translation MSSRRHHVCSPAASPLEVDDLLREVLLRLPPLPSSLPRASLVCKRWRRLVSDPGFVRRFRLRHHSNPPLLGFFDRFDGLSFLPTLEAPNRVPRDRFSFQCPDRPRSLGCRDGLMLLFLRDRLQVLVWDPLTGDQHRVAIPAAFDTKRTLTNGAVLRAAGDAPHFRVALVVADGDDEKHIQALACVYSSETGLWGNLISTPVPYQASDSLYSIPTMVYTDDAVLAGGSLYWKLAGNMVGALEFDLEKQTLAVIRVPLHFYGQWKSFKVMRAEGGGMGFLVVSSSDYTAKLWKRKIDCQGVASWELGRTIELDKLLSLKSNEKGPLEILGFAEQNNVMFLWTVIGVFMIQLGSLEFKNLYNTMAFSYYHPFESVYSAGTCVSGGHDRAELLVNT, via the exons AtgagcagccgccgccaccacgtctGCTCGCCGGCGGCCTCGCCGCTGGAAGTCGACGACCTCCTCCGCGAGGTCCTGCTCCGCCTTCCCCCGCTGCCCTCCTCGCTCCCGCGCGCGTCCCTCGTCTGCAAGCGCTGGCGCCGCCTCGTCTCCGACCCCGGCTTCGTCCGCCGATTCCGCCTCCGCCACCACAGCAACCCTCCTCTCCTCGGGTTCTTCGACAGATTCGACGGCCTCTCCTTCCTGCCCACTCTGGAGGCCCCCAATCGCGTTCCTCGCGACCGCTTCTCCTTCCAGTGCCCCGACCGCCCCAGATCCCTCGGATGCCGcgatggcctcatgctcctcttccTCCGTGACCGTCTCCAGGTCCTGGTGTGGGACCCCCTCACCGGCGACCAGCACCGCGTTGCCATCCCTGCGGCGTTCGATACCAAGAGAACCCTGACCAATGGGGCGGTTCTTCGCGCTGCCGGAGACGCCCCACACTTCCGGGTGGCCTTGGTTGTCGCAGATGGCGACGACGAGAAGCATATACAAGCGCTCGCCTGTGTTTACTCGTCGGAGACCGGCCTGTGGGGAAATCTGATCTCCACACCGGTTCCGTACCAGGCTTCCGATAGTCTATACAGTATCCCCACCATGGTTTATACAGATGACGCTGTGCTGGCTGGAGGTTCCCTTTACTGGAAGCTTGCTGGGAATATGGTTGGAGCTCTCGAGTTTGATTTGGAGAAGCAGACTCTAGCTGTGATACGGGTGCCACTGCATTTTTATGGCCAGTGGAAGAGCTTCAAGGTTATGCGGGCCGAGGGTGGCGGGATGGGTTTCCTCGTCGTCTCTAGCTCTGACTACACCGCCAAGTTATGGAAGAGGAAGATTGATTGTCAAGGTGTTGCTTCATGGGAGCTTGGAAGGACTATTGAACTAGACAAGCTACTTTCCCTGAAATCGAATGAGAAAGGGCCCCTTGAGATACTAGGGTTTGCTGAGCAGAATAATGTGATGTTTCTGTGGACAGTTATCGGCGTCTTCATGATCCAGCTGGGGTCATTGGAGTTCAAGAATCTTTATAATACCATGGCCTTTTCTTACTACCATCCATTTGAAAGTGTCTATAGTGCAG GAACATGTGTTTCTGGTGGACACGACAGGGCTGAGCTTTTGGTCAATACGTAA